In the Populus nigra chromosome 2, ddPopNigr1.1, whole genome shotgun sequence genome, TAAGCTGCTGCCACTGCAACAGGATGGTGATATGGAGATTGATCCATGGACATTGTTGGAAGATGGTACTGGGTCAGGCCTATCTTCAAGCAACATTTCTGTGATTGGCAGCATTGACCATGCTAATCTTAGAGCTTCCAGCTGGCTTAAAGGGGCTGTTAGGGTGAGGCGGACGGACCTCACCTACATTGGGGCTGTGGATGATGACAGCTGATGTTTAACTTCATTCTTGATTTTGGTCTTGGAGTGCACAATCCCCAGGTAATTTAATGCTTTCACTAATCACACAGAATCGACATCAAGATTCCACCTCATTCCTGCCTTTTATGACAAAGGGAGCAGTTGGGAGGGGTAATTttagttctttctttctttctttctttctttcttcttcttttttttttttttttgggggggggtgggtggggggggggggcatgGAGTGCTTGTGGAAATAGTGAAAGTGTTGATGCTCCTGCACAGGCTGCTCCATCAGGTCTCAGGATCGCACCAAACTACTAACCTTTTGATCATCCACAATCTGGACTGTGTTCTCCAGGTGCAGTTCAGAGGATTGTTGTATATATAGAGATAGTTGTTTTTACTTTGCCAATTGATCAGGGTAAATTACCCTCAAGAATGACCCTTAGCTTTTCATATGCGTCAAACTATTGTTGCACCTCCCTCTCTCTTCCCTGTTGTTTATGCATGAGTACCTGTATATTGTGGCATGTGCTTGATTACTACATTTGCATGCTCTGTGCTGATAGTATATTATTTACTGAGTTATTAAAAGACTGCAGCTCATTTTTTGAAATCAGTTTTTATTTGCTGTTGATGTCCACCATGCATGTCGGGTCAGGAGGTTTCTGGATCAGGCTTTGGATTCTTATGCatatttcacctttttttttatctgattgaGATCAGGATGATTGCTTTCTGAATTTAAAATAGAATCTAAAATAGGATTTATATGTATTTGCCTTTTACTTCAATGAGATGGATAGTTTTGTTCTGTTACTGATGATTAtaccaatgttttttttttatgtgctggAGAATCAGTTCTTCCGTTGTAgggatgtatttttttttccacttgtgTGACTGGACTATTCGTGACCAACTGGTGTTATGCTCTGCTGTTCCAATTATACGTGGGACTTCTGGATTTTGTGTCTTTTCTATTGTGTAGCAGGACAGTTTACTGCCATGTATTCATTCCCTCTTGCGCACATAACTTGGAGCCtgtgtttttcatgtttatgtTGGAGCTTGTAATGCTTGCTATTCATGTGTCAGGTGgttatttattggattttttttgtttcttctccaCATCCATGGTCCAACTATTTGTGTCATGCTCCCTTAAATTGTTGATCTCCTAGGGAAGTGCTTTAACAATTTCTCCAAAAGTTGTGTTGGTTTTTAGGTTTCCTAAAAACACGAACAAGATTGTATTTGCTCTGAAGGTTAATTGATCAAATTCAtccatcttttatttttgcctGCCCTTGTACGGCCAGACCGACGACTGGCATGGATGATTATGTTGCGGAGTTTATCTCTTTGTTCACAGGGCGATTCTTTCATCAGTTTTTTAGACTTGCATTTTACCAAGCTTTCTTGAACATGGTGTTACTAGATAGATACTTAGACAGGTGGTTTGAGCTGTGACATGGATCAGGACAAATCTTTTTAATGTACaaaaaatatgattgaaatTTTTGAGGTGAGTTGACTGGGGTTAATTCAATTATATGATTGAAATTTACTGTCATGTATCCATTCCCCCACGCGGAGCACAGAAACCTTGGACTTGGAGCCCATGTTTTACACGTTATGTTGAAGCTTGTAATGCTTGTTATTCATGTGTTAAGTGgttatatttaaaattgtgttttgactcgtaaaattatatgattttatgggttaaagcatgttttatgtgttgaattgtttgaaaaaataaaaaatagataaaatcaGGTTGAATTCAGGTAAAATCGGATAAAATCATATAACATCgcaattttaatattgattttatgatttcaacGGAGGAAGAAATTTTGAGCCACTTTTGTTTTGATATCGAGATCTGCGAAGATATATTGCCGTTCAATATTGAAAATTGTACTTGTATcagtgttttaaaacccggaccggccTGGCGGGCTGACCTGGGACCCGGCCGACCTGGGCCTGGGACCGGTCCTGGTGGAGGCAAAAACCCGCTTGGGAATTGGCCCGGGAAAACCCGGTCGACCTGGCGGGTTGACCCGAGACCCGGTCCACCCGGTCAAACCCGGATGAGAcccggtcaatttttttttattttgactgtcattaaacgacgtcgtttttttctttctaaaatgcCAAAACGATGAAGACTGAAGAGTAAAGAATAacgaaacaaaatcaataacctAATTAATGTTACTCTTTGAAACCCAGCTGGGGAGCAGAGAAATTTGATCATGGAAGCACGTAGATGGAGAACAGGGGGTCAAAATGGGCAACTAATCAAGGGCTCAAAAGCTTCCGCTTCTCAGGTTTTATCCTCCATCACAATCACGAGAGTCTGTTTCAGCAAGAGGGTCCCAAGTGCCCAGTTTTATCCTCCATCACACCACCCAGAGACTTAAGAGCTGGTGATCTGAAAATGGTGCAGCGTCTGACTTACCGGAAGTGTCACAGCTACGCCATAAAATCTAACCAACACCGTGTGGTCTAAACCCCTGGTGGGAAATTGGTTTACCAAACCACCAAGAAGAGGGCTAGCGGACCCAAGTGCTCAGTTACTGGCAAAAGGATTCAAGGGATCCCTCACTTGAGACCTGCTGAATATAAGAGGTCTAGACTGTCAAGGAATCGCAGGACTGTGAACCGTGCCTATGGTGGAGTCTTGTCTGGAAGTACTGTTAAGGAGAGAATTATCCGGGGCTTTCTTGGTGGAGGAGCAAAAGATTGTGAAGAGGGTTTTGAAGATTCAGAAGGCAAAGGAAAAACATGCCTCAAAATGATGAAGTGAATTCTTTTGAGTTAGAGGATGTGTTTGagcaaaattttgttatgattaATGACAATCAAATGTGGAGTTGATTGTTAGCGTGTTTGATTCTCTGATGACTTGGATGTGTTCATTTCACCTTTTGTCAATTTGATTTCCTTGCCTATATTTGGATGGATTGCCAATTTCCttgcaaaacaaatgaaaatgccCTTTCCACCTCTCTCTGAATATATTTGATCACAGTTGCCATAATTTTTTCTACATCAGTGAACGGCAATGGCAATTTATAATGATAACAAAGAAACTGCAGGAAAATGATGGTATTAAGCTAATTGGTTAGAGAAATTatatggttttttcaattttttttgggttgacccgggtcaacccatttgacccgtgacccgatcactTGACCGGGTCGATaaccgggtcgggtttcaaaactatgactTGTATATCCTGACATGTCAATAATTACGTACTCCTATGCTGTTCATCTGGGATATTATAATGGAAAAAAGTGTCTCTCCCTCTATATTGATTATGGTTGACCTtcatgtgattaaaaaaaaagtggcccaaaataaaacatgttttcttctctgttatgattgtagttaattttttttattttatacttgaattattatatgtatgaatttttatttgaataatatattttaagatgcTTGAACTatgcatgaatttttatttgaataatgtattttaaggtgtttgaagtttgaactatatatatataaaaaaatttcttacaattttataatattacgATCCGAGTTTAGTTTGTATTTTCCATGCCATGTTAAAAATACGTTTTTAACAACCTTTGTTATATTATagcatttttatgttttcttctcCGCAGCATCCATGGTCCACCGATTTGTGGGTGCTATTGAAGTGCAATGATGCTCTATACATTGTTGATCTCCCAGGGAAGCGCTTTAACATTTTCTCCAAAAGAATGTTGGTTCTTAAAAACACGAACTATATTgtattcccccccccccccccccccccccggctGTTGTACGGCGAGACCGATGACTGATGTGTGAATTATCTCTTTGTTCAGAGTGCaattctttcattatttttcagtcTTGAATTTTGGGCATCCAAGTTGAGATTTATACAGCCATCCTTGTTAGTGTGTCCCAGCATCTAACATTAGCATATTATTCTTAGAGTATCGCTATcgaattgaaaaacatttcgCGGCTTTTTCTGCGACACTACCATGATGGAGCAAGACGGCCTCGCCTCGCCTGCCTAAATGGGGAAAAAGTATCgaaacttctttcttttccttttgttaattatGCCAGATTATCttctatttatttgttttcttggcAGCTTTaatggaagaaaaaggaaatgtcCCCTTCCCTGCTTTTTACGAACGCAGTTTTTCGTTGTTGCTTTGCAGAGTTTTAGCAACTCGGCTTAAAGAAGAACACCCTCCCTGACAGCTTATTGTGGACTTGAAGGGTCCATATGACCCCGCACGCTTTCCTCTTATGAGGCCCAATCCCAAGTGTTGATATTCACCATCTCTGGGCACCACATTCTCATTTGCCTGAGACGACTGCTGCTGTTAGGCTTCCTTCCTTACATCAAGGTGGTTCTTTCTACGATGTCCTCAAGTCTTAACAAGATTTATACTTTTAGTAAGTGAATGTTGAAAATTGTCGTCCTAAATACTTGTCTTATTTTCATGGGATTTTAATAGCATGTTAAGCATGTTtcgttattttaatttattttttgcaccCATGTCTCCTAAGTAAAAAGTAAAGGGATTCTTTCTTGTCCTCTTCTTTTATATTGGAATCTGAGAACAAACTCTCCATGATTTGCCcatctctgtttttttgttttttttttcttctggaaACTGCAATATTACACTTACTTCGGCAATttactaaataataaattggTAGATTATCTATATTTATTCTAGAGAAAAATAAGATAGAAAGAtagacttttatttttatttttattaataatgagTGAAACTTCATAGCAGGATATTGAGAAGAAATTTATGTGAATGTcatgaaaatcaaattggaTTAACTTTAATGAATCAAATTAACCTGAAACAACTGttggttttttcattaaataactAACTTGTGTGAACCGAACTAAAATCACGCTCCTTCCAAACCTTGGTGGCGCATGAAATAACACATCATAATCTTGGTCGTCATCCATGCGCCATTACTATCCCACTATTCTAGCTATTGATTTAGCCTTTTCTGGTTCAGTAACTTTCAAGGTCAATTTCAAaccctaattaaaattttaacttattCTTGAGTTTATGACAAATTATGTGttattttgaatgattttgtgTATTTAGCtttgtgtgtttaattttttagtatgatGTGTTTTGTGTATGAATTTACATCGTGAATGTGTGTTTCAGTAAGAgtgtttttgtataaaaaaatataaaaataattatatctattgtgactttgtttttttttaaaaaaaaaattatttagttaaacATCAACATAAATTAATGAGTTGGGTAATACCATTTTAATTCACTTTTTCATAAACTGTTATTTTACTAGTAAAGTCACTCTCGAAGtgacaatatataattttaaaatatataaaaaaaccttcatgtttttcttattatttttatgtttttttatataattttttagtattatgaCATATTATCCATTGTTGCTGTGAGTGGACCCGGGCTGGTCAACTTGACTCCGCATAGGCCTTGAGTAATGCCCTTAAGGCTTATTTTGGACACAGTCAAAAGAGTGGGGCAAAATCTATATTTTCACCGTCCATACGAGTCTAACACctgttttaaaatcataaactgaaaaatctcttttttagatattaacatcaaaacttttcataaatcgatgaaattttctttttagggATTAATGTAGAATTTCTTCATAAATcagcaaaattttctttttagggaccaacatcaaaatatttctttcataaacaaaatctcttttttaaggattaacatcaaaatattttataaattggcAAAATCTTCTTTTAGGGATTaatgtctaattttttttttctaaatagacAAAATCACCTATGTTTATGGATTAACATcaaatgctttcttttttaacaatcaATAACATGTGTGGaataagattagaaaaaaacacATCGTAAAAATAGCTTTATGTTTGAAAGGATATGATAAAGGTGATGCCAATCTTTTCTTAGGCATGATTAACACAATACCTAAACCTCCCaatgtcaattttaaaatttctagttttttttaattagtatgtgacaactttattatttttatttttctatttaatttcaaAGAGTTTTGTATTCATCATGGTGTGACAATGCTGTCAACGTCTTTCCTTAAAACAATgctttaagatttttataatatcatttctGGCCCTTTAGTTTGACAATTATGCGATTCAAtccaaaacttcattttcttacATAACGGTTTTTAAGAGTGAGAAGGATGAGAGAGAGGGTTAACTGAAAACAACAAGGAGAGACAAAACATTCGTTGACGAGATtccattaacaaaacaaaagtcaattttgatttcaaagTCTTTCTCTTAACAAGGGGAATGCCATTTTTAATGGGTCAAGCGTGTTGGGCCACTTAGGCCGGGCTCGTTCGCCAGCCTTTTTTACTGTCTTTTAAAAATAGTTCATTCAACTGCTTTTTTGcaagtcttaatatttttttttattatattattaaataaaaatttttttttgtaaaaaatattattaaacccaTTCCAACTTATAAGTCGAGTCGTGAGTTTAGCATGCAGATTTcatcttggttttttaaatgaaactgAGTTTTACTTGTTGTTCGAATCACTTGAGATACttgaaaacacaatttaaataaGAAGTCaagttaaaagattttaaaatagatCTGCTAAGTTGGAGCTAACGACACCTTCAAAAAATTCCCTTTGCAACACGcaagtattttattattcttataacTTTAGATACAATcacttcaaaattattcaaaattattagaatgtttttttttttatctaaaacttgctttttcaataattatacaatattgtctataaaataaatattatggtaaacaaataatttaaacttgtaatttaaataaaaaaccttcataaccaattttttataatttttaaagtatacattaaattttaagtttacttatttttttgctGGTAAAAAAGACGTTAAGGACGTttatgcaatgttttttttttgcggcGTAAAAGAAACTTCTGTTCTAATTTCTAACAAACTACCTAGTTAAATTTCCTATGAGTCACGCAAGAGGGAGGGATGGTGGTTGCTGGTCACTACTTAACGCGGGAAAGAGTGAGTtgtaaacttgttattatacgACAGATGAGCTGAGTACGAGTCTTGGAGAGAGAAGAATAACGCAGTCGAAGCAtcgatatttttaaattactttaccATCTTCAAAGTTTTGGGTTCATCAATTTGTTTGAATCTAGTTTTGGGCTCATCAATTTCTTTAAACCTTAAGCTGGTTCTTGATCTTCAATACCACATTCTCTGAGTGCTCTGCTCTGCatgtgttaagaaaaaaaaaaaatattcaagaatcCACCAGAATTCTATGCTTCTTTCttgataattcttttatttttcttttaaatatatctttCCTGATGAAGATCTGTGTGGAATGTGAAGGATTATTCAGGTACAATGGATAATGAGAAGGGAGAGAGTAGTGGTGGTGATAATGCTGGAGCTAATGATGGCAGAAGGAAGAAACTGTCTCAAGTTGGAGCTGAAGCACTAAAGGAGTGCCTGGAGGAAAACAGGGGACCATAACAAATGCAAAACCAAGATTGATGCTTTGGAATCTTCTTCTGCTCCAAGAAAACGACCCTTGCTACCTTTAATACTCAAGAGTGGTTCATTGACAGATGTTCAAAACAGGGTAGTAGTGGTGACCCACTACAAATCATTAGCATGGCTTTTTTTTGGAATCTTTTGTTGATATCACTAATGAAAAGTATGAGAGTTGCCTGAATTGCTGACTAGTGACCGCTATTGTATAGATGATGAGGCAACAATTTGGGTTTGATTGCTCCTGCTTTCCTTATCCTCTGTTGTTCTACTTTATCAATTGATGttttagttcaattttttatgtGGGGAAAGAACTGTGGATTGAAACTGAATCGCGCGATAACAAAAATTCTTGAGGAAATTAGCTTAACTGGATGCAGAATGTACAAATCTTGCTCAAAAGATCTCTTCACCTATGCAGAAGATATTTCCTACGTAAGAACTACTACCTTCAACCTGTTACACGCAAAGTAAATGAAATTTCCTAGATTCCTCACAAGGCTTATGCATTACAGAAAGTAGGACAGTGATCCGAGAGAGAGCACCTTGATTAAGATATGTTATCTATCACTGATGTTTGAACTCTGGTTCCTATTGTTCTTGGTTCCTATCTACGAAAAGAACATCTTCGATCCAAGCAACAATGTTGAATGCTAAGCCTTCTAAAACTCTTGAGTAGCTCTCTAGGATTGCTTGTCCCACATCCTGCAATATTTATCTTTCCATTTACCcctgttgaaaaaataaataaatttgatattttgcaGTGAGATTAATGATCGCACAACTTGCCTGATTGTACTGTATTTTGCAAGTGTCCAAGGATGTCTGTGAAAGTTCGGGGTATCTCTGCTTCAGGCAAAATAGCAAGGTCTCGGCCCTTTCTGCTAGAATATGATTTTTATCCGTTCGATCAATGTCAGACATGAGATCTTTCACCATGTTCCAAGAGGATTTTGAATGGCTTAGGCATGCTTTGCGTCTCCATGTGTACATTGAAGCTTCAACTCGGTCTGCAAGCTCAAGTGCTTCATGTTCTGATGCTAAGTTGAGACAGTCAAGAAGATGTCCTGGGGAGAATTTGTCCGCTGTATACAGGTAGCGGTAAATTGTGTCCCCCAGGCTCGCTCTTCCGctctgaaagaaaaaacattttgatataACATACTGTCAATATCAAGAAACTTGATAGGACATGTCTTTGCTATTCTATAAAAATTTCATAGTGCTTTTAGAAAATGGAACCTAGTTGTCATTACTCCCAGGCTTTAGAAATTTAGAATCACTACATTTTTGTAAAGTAATTTGAACAGCAAGGAGGCTAACCTTGGGAAGAGATGCTATGTATGTCTCTGGAATTTCCATCTCAGCAAGAATGCTACTGTTAATGGCCATGGAAGCTTTGTGAATTTGATATGCACAGTCACGTTTGTGTCGCAAGTGCTTCCTCGACTTCTCAGAGAGGCCACCAGAGGGAACACATGGGACTGGCACCCACCATTTCTCTTCTTTACGCTGGACAATAACTCTCCGAAACGAGCCTGAACGAGTTGAATTTGATGACATGCTTCCTTGTTCTGCATACCAAAACTCTCTATCTTGGAAACTATCCAGCACTTCCTGTCAAATAAAACCCAAGTTATAACGAACTTGTATATATGACACTGTAATGAAAACAGAGATGTTCTAATTTCTTGCAAATGAATGCTTTCCTTACCATGAGCATTGCGTCAAGCTTTCTTAATGCCGGAAGGTTGATATGAATATCTAATCTTGGTCTACTTTCCATCACCTGAAAGACCAATCAATCATGTTAGAAATAGGAGAATTCAAAAGCCTGTTTGAAATTTGGTTGATAGCTAACAAAACTTCACCTCAAGAGCTGTTCCGTCTTGTAAATTCTGAGACTTGGGGATAAATTCTACTATGTAATCACATACAGAAAGAAGGCAATCCATTTCTCTCTTCCACATCGATTTCTTCTCAGGTTTCAATGGCTCTAATCTCAAATTTTGCCCAAACACAGTTGCTGAAGAAAGTATCAAAGATAAGCAATGACAGAGAACTGGATAACAGGAAGAaagaacattatttttttaaaaataaatcaagttgaTGTGTATGTATTATGCATACCGTAGAGATTTGTTATGGCGTTTGATATAGTAACAGCTGTGCAGACACCTTTGCCACTTCCTGACATGTCTTCACCAAGCAAAAGCtttgaaaatctttctttcatCATCTCAAGTTCTGCCAAAATTATGCAAAAATTGTGTTACCATCTTACTCATCACATGAACAATTTTTTCAGCAAAAAGGCACAAATTATCTTATGAACCCCACCCAAGTCAACAGATTCTTGATCATCCAACTTTTCATCCGCAACTTGCTTCTGTTGCTTCATTTCTAGTCTTCTAAGCATAGCCTGATGTTGTGCTCCAGATTTGGTTACTGGCCAATGAGAAGGAGAAGGTTCACTTGAATAGCTGTTATCATCTATGGGATCAGAAAAGGCTGAGGTCTCTGAATAAGTCCTGCCGAACATGAATGAATCACCACTCATTGTTGAGTACACTGGAGTTTCCACGGCTGGGTGATCATTTTGATCCAAGGAAGAAGGTGAAGGTTGATAACCGGGATCCGAAACTTCGTCAAAACTCGACGAATTATCCATTTAAAGATTAAGACTTGTGGCCTACTTGATCAGAAATCTGCAAGATAATCATGAAAGTGTAAGAAATTTGGTTAGTGGGCTCTAGATCTTAGGACTTCTTttcattaacaaaacaaaactcaccGGTGGGGTATCTAGGAATGCTCAGCTCAAATCCCATACTTTCACCCGGGATTTGGCTTAAAACGCAGAATTTATGtttgagagaagaagaaaaaaggatcacaaagaaaaaaagaaaagaaaaggaactgtTCTCCTTTCTTGCTACAAAAAGCAAAAGGGCTTAGTCACAAGTCGTTATTGTTATCAGAAAATGTAATAATGCACTGAATTTTCTGCAAGACTTGTAACTAAAGGCAGTCTTTGat is a window encoding:
- the LOC133681811 gene encoding rop guanine nucleotide exchange factor 3-like; the protein is MDNSSSFDEVSDPGYQPSPSSLDQNDHPAVETPVYSTMSGDSFMFGRTYSETSAFSDPIDDNSYSSEPSPSHWPVTKSGAQHQAMLRRLEMKQQKQVADEKLDDQESVDLELEMMKERFSKLLLGEDMSGSGKGVCTAVTISNAITNLYATVFGQNLRLEPLKPEKKSMWKREMDCLLSVCDYIVEFIPKSQNLQDGTALEVMESRPRLDIHINLPALRKLDAMLMEVLDSFQDREFWYAEQGSMSSNSTRSGSFRRVIVQRKEEKWWVPVPCVPSGGLSEKSRKHLRHKRDCAYQIHKASMAINSSILAEMEIPETYIASLPKSGRASLGDTIYRYLYTADKFSPGHLLDCLNLASEHEALELADRVEASMYTWRRKACLSHSKSSWNMVKDLMSDIDRTDKNHILAERAETLLFCLKQRYPELSQTSLDTCKIQYNQDVGQAILESYSRVLEGLAFNIVAWIEDVLFVDRNQEQ